The proteins below come from a single Salvelinus fontinalis isolate EN_2023a chromosome 1, ASM2944872v1, whole genome shotgun sequence genomic window:
- the dcun1d3 gene encoding DCN1-like protein 3 — MGQCVTKCKNPSSSLGSKSGDKEQGSKSHHKKGGSGGGGHKEEPGTVCRKASSEHMFNGTKTAMEVTVETTVIPASAMLGDLRKEDRSVADREGPSLLRIEALFCCYKDPHEDDILEEGMERFCNDLCVDPAEFRVLVLAWKFQAATMCKFTRKEFVDGCRAIQADSLEGICSRFTCMLLEAQGEESFKDLYRFTFQFGLDAEEGQRSLQRDIAIALWRLVFTQDTPDILEHWLDFLGENPSGVRGISRDTWNMFLNFTQAIGPDLSNYSEDEAWPSLFDTFVEWEMERRKKEAQEEQLKRAEEEERGCTETEGSPSSTDGLVTESGWGSQTWVGH; from the exons ATGGGCCAGTGCGTCACCAAGTGTAAGAACCCATCGTCCTCGCTCGGCAGCAAGAGTGGCGACAAGGAGCAGGGGTCCAAGTCCCACCACAAGAAAGGCGGCAGCGGGGGAGGAGGGCACAAAGAGGAGCCTGGCACTGTGTGCAGAAAGGCCTCCAGTGAGCACATGTTCAACGGCACCAAGACCGCCATGGAGGTTACCGTGGAGACCACAGTGATCCCTGCGTCGGCCATGCTGGGGGACCTGAGGAAGGAGGACCGCTCGGTGGCGGATAGGGAGGGGCCGTCCTTGCTGCGCATCGAGGCGCTCTTCTGCTGCTACAAGGACCCGCATGAGGATGACATCTTGGAGGAGGGCATGGAGAGGTTCTGCAACGACCTGTGCGTGGACCCCGCCGAGTTCCGCGTGCTGGTCCTCGCCTGGAAGTTCCAGGCGGCCACCATGTGCAAGTTTACAAG GAAGGAGTTTGTGGACGGATGCAGGGCGATCCAGGCGGACAGTCTGGAGGGCATCTGCTCCCGGTTCACCTGCATGCTGCTGGAGGCGCAGGGCGAGGAGAGCTTCAAGGACCTGTACCGCTTCACTTTCCAGTTCGGCCTGGATGCCGAGGAGGGCCAGCGCTCGCTTCAGCGCGACATCGCCATCGCTCTGTGGCGCCTGGTCTTCACGCAGGACACGCCGGATATCCTTGAGCACTGGCTGGACTTCCTCGGTGAGAACCCGTCGGGCGTGCGGGGCATCTCGCGGGACACCTGGAACATGTTCCTCAACTTCACACAGGCCATCGGGCCGGACCTGAGCAACTACAGCGAGGACGAGGCCTGGCCCAGCCTCTTCGACACCTTTGTGGAGTGGGAGATGGAGCGCAGGAAAAAGGAGGCACAGGAGGAGCAGTTGAagagggcagaggaggaggagaggggatgcaCTGAGACCGAGGGCTCTCCCTCCAGCACAGATGGACTTGTAACAGAGAGCGGATGGGGCTCACAGACCTGGGTGGGCCACTGA